The proteins below come from a single Mangifera indica cultivar Alphonso chromosome 16, CATAS_Mindica_2.1, whole genome shotgun sequence genomic window:
- the LOC123199785 gene encoding glutathionyl-hydroquinone reductase YqjG-like — translation MSKEQIMLVLTAETEIIFLLQAVKNLYDTLDKCEEILGKQRYICGSSLTESDIQVRFDEVYAVHFKCNQKLIREYQNLFNYTKDIFQIPGMSSTVSMEHIKRHYYGSRPSMDPLGIIPVGPNIDYPSPHNRERFSI, via the exons ATGTCTAAGGAACAAATTATGCTTGTGCTAACTGCAGAAACAGAGATAATCTTCCTCTTGCAGGCTGTGAAAAACTTGTATGATACCTTGGACAAATGCGAGGAGATTCTCGGCAAGCAGCGATATATATGTGGAAGCTCTCTGACTGAGTCTGACATCCAAGTGAGATTTGATGAG GTTTATGCGGTTCACTTCAAGTGCAACCAGAAGCTGATCCGAGAGTACCAGAATCTGTTCAATTACACGAAAGACATTTTTCAAATTCCAGGGATGAGCAGCACTGTGAGCATGGAACACATCAAAAGGCATTATTATGGAAGCCGTCCTTCCATGGATCCATTGGGGATTATTCCTGTTGGCCCTAACATTGACTACCCTTCTCCTCATAACAGAGAGAGgttttctatttga